The Mus musculus strain C57BL/6J chromosome 2, GRCm38.p6 C57BL/6J genome has a window encoding:
- the Tas2r134 gene encoding taste receptor type 2 member 134 precursor, producing MSFSHSFIFIVIFCMQSLAALLQNGFMATVLGREWVRSQGLPAGDMIMACLAASRFCLHGIAVLNNFLASAMFWTIKNYFSILWDFTNTVNFWFTTWLAIFYCVKISSFSHPIFFWIKWRISRSVPRLLLGSLIIGGLSAISSATGNTIALQMAACENYTIYYKMMAFYLYYFRCHAMLMWVIPFFLFLLSIILLMFSLYRHLEQMRYHRPRTHDYSTQAHIMALKSLAFFLIFYTSYTLLLTVSVAHVINVHGSWHWAWEVVTYMGISLHSTILILSNTKMRKALKIKFPDLCIPRS from the coding sequence ATGTCTTTCTCACATTCATTCATCTTCATCGTCATCTTTTGTATGCAGTCTCTAGCTGCTTTGCTGCAAAATGGCTTTATGGCCACCGTGCTGGGCAGGGAATGGGTACGAAGCCAGGGCCTCCCTGCAGGTGACATGATTATGGCTTGCTTagctgcctccaggttctgtcTGCATGGAATAGCCGTCCTAAACAACTTTCTGGCCTCTGCTATGTTTTGGACcataaagaattatttttctaTCCTCTGGGACTTCACCAACACTGTCAATTTCTGGTTTACCACCTGGCTTGCTATCTTCTACTGTGTAAAGATCTCTTCGTTTTCCCACCCCATCTTCTTCTGGATAAAATGGAGAATTTCTCGGTCAGTGCCCAGGTTACTGCTGGGATCCCTGATCATTGGTGGACTgtcagccatctcctcagccactGGAAACACAATTGCCCTTCAGATGGCGGCCTGTGAAAACTACACAATTTATTATAAAATGATGGCATTCTATCTGTATTATTTTCGCTGTCATGCGATGCTGATGTGGGTCATTCcattcttcctgtttctgctgtCCATCATCTTGCTCATGTTCTCACTGTATCGGCATCTGGAACAGATGAGGTACCACAGACCCAGGACTCATGATTACAGCACCCAGGCTCACATTATGGCTCTGAAGTCCCTtgccttcttcctcatcttctataCATCATATACCCTGCTCCTTACGGTATCTGTTGCACATGTCATAAATGTCCACGGTTCCTGGCACTGGGCCTGGGAAGTGGTAACCTACATGGGCATCTCACTGCATTCCACCATTCTGATACTAAGCAACACCAAGATGAGAAAGGCCCTCAAGATAAAGTTCCCAGACCTTTGTATTCCCAGATCATAA